A stretch of the Desulfovibrio sp. X2 genome encodes the following:
- a CDS encoding RNA polymerase sigma factor yields the protein MGKPSAETLDAFLLSIERRAYRIARIATGHEQEALDVFQEAAYKFLRTYADKPSEEWRPLFFGVLHNQIRDWRRRSMVRSRWRAFLDAFSRDGASDDARDPIQEVPDEKCRTPEAQAAENDTLGAVEAAVRTLPPRQQQAFLLRAWEELSLAETAQAMGCSEGSVKTHYHRAVERLRGLLGERLP from the coding sequence ATGGGGAAGCCCTCCGCCGAAACACTGGACGCCTTTCTGCTCTCTATCGAGCGGCGGGCCTACCGGATTGCCCGGATTGCGACCGGGCACGAACAGGAGGCCCTCGACGTGTTCCAGGAGGCTGCCTACAAGTTCCTGCGCACATACGCGGACAAGCCTTCCGAGGAATGGCGCCCCCTGTTCTTCGGCGTCCTGCACAACCAGATCCGGGACTGGCGCAGGCGAAGCATGGTCAGATCCCGATGGCGCGCCTTCCTGGACGCCTTCTCCAGGGACGGCGCAAGCGACGACGCCCGGGACCCGATCCAGGAGGTCCCGGACGAGAAATGCCGCACTCCCGAGGCCCAGGCTGCCGAGAACGACACCCTGGGAGCGGTCGAGGCGGCGGTACGGACACTCCCTCCCCGCCAGCAGCAGGCGTTCCTCCTGCGGGCCTGGGAGGAACTCTCCCTCGCCGAGACGGCCCAGGCCATGGGCTGCTCCGAGGGATCGGTGAAGACTCATTACCACAGGGCCGTGGAACGCCTGCGCGGCCTGCTCGGAGAACGGCTGCCATGA
- the tyrS gene encoding tyrosine--tRNA ligase — protein MNVFDELSWRGLVHQVSDADKVRGYFATPGRTAYCGFDPTAPSLHVGNMVPLISLLRLQRAGHRPIFLAGGGTGLIGDPSGKDAERQLQSMERIGASLAKIRAQVERIFGGSVWIENNADWLLSLSAIGLLRDVGKHFTVNWMMAKDSVKTRIAREDVGISYTEFSYMILQAYDFCHLAEAHGCLLQIGGSDQWGNITAGTELIRRKLGLEAFAMTFPLITTADGKKFGKSEKGAIYLDPEMTPPADFHNFWMLTDDRDVIRFMKYFTFLTQEEIGEYERAVAERPELREAQGRLAAEVTRMVHGEEVLAGIERAHAARFGGGASSAEELYAAVRGSAPSVEYAELPDVPQMLVDLGFAPSKGKAKEFLKQGAVKINNAVFSELTFAPAPGDLMGGDAFLLAMGRKKLGLVRLKA, from the coding sequence GTGAACGTCTTCGATGAACTTTCCTGGCGCGGCCTCGTGCATCAGGTCTCGGACGCGGACAAGGTCCGCGGGTATTTCGCCACTCCGGGCCGCACCGCCTATTGCGGCTTCGACCCCACGGCCCCGAGCCTGCACGTGGGCAACATGGTGCCCCTCATCTCGCTCCTGCGGCTGCAGCGCGCCGGGCACCGCCCCATCTTCCTGGCGGGCGGCGGCACAGGGCTCATCGGCGACCCGAGCGGCAAGGACGCGGAGCGCCAGCTGCAGTCCATGGAGCGCATCGGGGCCTCGCTGGCCAAGATCCGCGCCCAGGTGGAGCGCATCTTCGGCGGTTCCGTGTGGATCGAGAACAACGCCGACTGGCTGCTCTCGCTCTCGGCCATCGGCCTTCTGCGCGACGTGGGCAAGCACTTCACGGTCAACTGGATGATGGCCAAGGACTCGGTCAAGACGCGCATCGCGCGCGAGGACGTGGGCATCTCCTACACCGAGTTCAGCTACATGATCCTGCAGGCCTACGACTTCTGCCATCTGGCCGAGGCCCACGGCTGCCTGCTGCAGATCGGCGGCTCGGACCAGTGGGGCAACATCACGGCCGGCACCGAGCTCATCCGCAGGAAGCTCGGGCTCGAGGCCTTCGCCATGACCTTCCCGCTGATCACCACGGCGGACGGCAAGAAGTTCGGCAAGTCCGAGAAGGGCGCCATCTACCTCGATCCCGAGATGACCCCGCCCGCCGACTTCCACAACTTCTGGATGCTGACCGACGACCGCGACGTGATCCGCTTCATGAAGTACTTCACCTTCCTCACCCAGGAGGAGATCGGCGAGTACGAGCGCGCCGTGGCCGAGCGGCCCGAGCTGCGCGAGGCCCAGGGCCGCCTGGCCGCCGAGGTGACGCGCATGGTCCACGGCGAGGAGGTCCTGGCCGGGATCGAGCGCGCCCACGCCGCCCGCTTCGGCGGCGGCGCCTCGAGCGCCGAGGAGCTCTACGCCGCGGTCAGGGGCAGCGCCCCGAGCGTGGAGTACGCCGAGCTTCCGGACGTTCCCCAGATGCTCGTGGACCTCGGCTTCGCCCCGTCCAAGGGCAAGGCCAAGGAGTTCCTCAAGCAGGGCGCGGTCAAGATCAACAACGCCGTCTTCTCCGAGCTGACCTTCGCGCCCGCGCCCGGCGACCTCATGGGCGGCGACGCCTTCCTGCTGGCCATGGGCCGCAAGAAGCTCGGCCTGGTGCGCCTCAAGGCCTAG
- a CDS encoding DMT family transporter gives MAGQLALVLMAILAGVTAPVQAGVNAQLRTFLGSALAASFVSFLVGTVALAAVLLLRREAVPFGPAFAQAPWWTWCGGFLGAFFVTVTIVAAPRLGAATTMALFVTGQMVASLIMDHFALVGYPENPATPMRMVGVVLLIAGVVLIRGF, from the coding sequence ATGGCAGGACAGCTCGCCCTCGTTCTCATGGCCATCCTGGCCGGGGTCACCGCGCCGGTGCAGGCGGGGGTGAACGCCCAGCTGCGCACCTTCCTCGGCAGCGCGCTGGCGGCCTCCTTCGTCTCCTTCCTGGTGGGCACAGTGGCGCTCGCTGCCGTGCTGCTGCTGAGGCGCGAGGCGGTGCCCTTCGGCCCGGCCTTCGCCCAGGCGCCCTGGTGGACCTGGTGCGGCGGCTTCCTGGGCGCCTTCTTCGTCACCGTGACCATCGTGGCGGCCCCGCGCCTGGGCGCAGCCACGACCATGGCCCTGTTCGTCACCGGCCAGATGGTGGCCTCCCTGATCATGGACCACTTCGCCCTGGTGGGCTACCCGGAAAACCCCGCCACGCCCATGCGCATGGTCGGGGTGGTGCTGCTCATCGCGGGCGTGGTGCTCATCAGGGGATTCTGA
- a CDS encoding UbiA-like polyprenyltransferase, with product MASQLGVFARMVKIEHSVFALPFAFTGMFWAADGWPGWRPFLLVTVAMVAVRSFAMAFNRLADLDIDRRNPRTQDRPLVTGEMGRGTAWVLTAAMGLVFVAACAAMNPLVLRLSPLALGVAAVYSLTKRFTWLCHFVLGMTLGLAPIGGWLAVTPEFTPPAVLLALGVTFWVAGFDILYACQDEAFDRAQGLHSLPADFGVTTSLTLSSFCHVNTAVFFLVAGWADGAGWIYFAAMLLVGAALVWEHTLIKPDDLSRVNLAFFTLNGVISMAVLAAVLLDIWLA from the coding sequence ATGGCATCGCAGCTCGGCGTGTTTGCGCGCATGGTCAAGATAGAGCACTCGGTCTTCGCCCTGCCCTTCGCCTTCACCGGCATGTTCTGGGCCGCGGACGGCTGGCCCGGCTGGCGCCCCTTCCTGCTGGTCACCGTGGCCATGGTCGCGGTGCGCTCCTTCGCCATGGCCTTCAACCGCCTGGCCGACCTGGACATAGACCGCAGGAACCCGCGCACGCAGGACCGCCCCCTGGTCACCGGCGAGATGGGCCGGGGCACGGCCTGGGTCCTCACCGCGGCCATGGGGCTCGTCTTCGTGGCCGCCTGCGCGGCCATGAACCCGCTGGTGCTCAGGCTCTCGCCCCTGGCGCTCGGCGTGGCCGCCGTCTACAGCCTGACCAAGCGCTTCACCTGGCTCTGCCACTTCGTGCTCGGCATGACGCTCGGGCTCGCGCCCATCGGCGGCTGGCTGGCCGTGACCCCGGAATTCACGCCCCCGGCCGTGCTGCTGGCGCTCGGCGTGACCTTCTGGGTGGCGGGCTTCGACATCCTCTACGCATGCCAGGACGAGGCCTTCGACCGCGCCCAGGGGCTGCATTCCCTGCCCGCCGACTTCGGCGTGACCACCTCGCTCACCCTCTCGAGCTTCTGCCACGTGAACACCGCGGTCTTCTTCCTGGTCGCGGGCTGGGCGGACGGGGCAGGCTGGATCTACTTCGCGGCCATGCTGCTCGTGGGCGCCGCCCTGGTCTGGGAGCACACGCTCATAAAGCCGGACGACCTCTCCAGGGTCAACCTGGCCTTCTTCACCCTGAACGGCGTCATCTCCATGGCCGTGCTGGCCGCCGTGCTCCTGGACATCTGGCTGGCCTGA
- a CDS encoding radical SAM protein, with amino-acid sequence MGVLERIVGRFRPRELRLDWAQIEVTTRCNAHCVYCPRTQAGTAWRNRDLDFGLFSRLLPQLSRTAHLHLQGWGEPLLHPHLLEMIRAAHAQGLRTGTTTNGVLLTPELAVELVRSGLDMLAVSLAGTGPAHDAARPGAGLDAALAAMDALVAARARLHFATPALHVAYMLLRGAEDELEALPRLLEGRGVSTVVVSTLDYVAAPDLTHLAFTDPGEIAAVRARLSRLAAALASRDVALVYRLPGRHEAAQCPENPTRALVVDAAGGVSPCVYTCIPAAPPHPAAALRLSFGSAEEEGLAAIWQRPGYAAFRAAWQARQTRDADGYGTKERKEAEQATQRPEDGQDKGPLPRPCDECAKRFVS; translated from the coding sequence ATGGGTGTGCTCGAGCGCATTGTCGGCCGATTCCGTCCCCGCGAACTGCGCCTGGACTGGGCGCAGATCGAGGTCACCACGCGCTGCAACGCGCACTGCGTCTACTGCCCGCGCACGCAGGCCGGGACGGCGTGGCGGAACCGCGACCTCGATTTCGGCCTCTTCTCCCGCCTCCTTCCCCAGCTTTCCCGCACCGCCCACCTGCACCTGCAGGGCTGGGGCGAGCCCCTGCTGCACCCGCACCTCCTGGAGATGATCCGCGCGGCCCACGCGCAGGGGCTGCGCACCGGCACGACGACCAACGGCGTGCTCCTGACCCCGGAGCTTGCCGTGGAGCTCGTGCGCTCCGGGCTCGACATGCTGGCCGTCTCCCTGGCCGGCACGGGCCCGGCCCACGACGCGGCCAGGCCCGGCGCGGGGCTCGACGCGGCCCTGGCCGCCATGGACGCGCTGGTCGCGGCCCGGGCGCGGCTGCATTTCGCGACGCCCGCGCTGCACGTGGCCTACATGCTCCTGCGCGGGGCCGAGGACGAGCTCGAGGCCCTGCCGCGCCTGCTCGAGGGGCGCGGCGTCTCCACCGTGGTCGTCAGCACCCTGGACTACGTGGCCGCGCCGGACCTCACGCATCTGGCCTTCACCGATCCCGGGGAGATCGCGGCCGTGCGCGCGCGCCTCTCCCGCCTCGCCGCCGCGCTCGCCTCCAGGGACGTGGCGCTCGTCTACCGCCTGCCCGGGCGGCACGAGGCCGCGCAGTGCCCGGAGAATCCCACCCGCGCCCTGGTGGTGGACGCCGCGGGCGGCGTCTCGCCCTGCGTCTACACCTGCATCCCGGCCGCGCCGCCGCACCCGGCCGCCGCCCTACGCCTCTCCTTCGGCAGCGCCGAGGAGGAGGGGCTGGCCGCGATCTGGCAGCGGCCGGGCTACGCGGCCTTCAGGGCCGCCTGGCAGGCGCGGCAGACGCGGGATGCGGACGGGTACGGGACGAAGGAGAGAAAAGAGGCGGAGCAGGCGACGCAGAGGCCGGAGGACGGGCAGGACAAAGGGCCGCTGCCGCGGCCCTGCGACGAGTGCGCCAAGCGCTTCGTATCGTGA
- a CDS encoding histone deacetylase produces MLKAADKLGIVFFPAYDWSLGPTHPEREERLLYTHDQLVEEGVFDIEGIEEFKPTVASREDIERVHFCFPDVDSVCTRSHMASAGGAIKAAELVMSGESRRAFALVRPPGHHAMKSVHGTRGFCTVNIEAVMIEWIREHYGPKRVAVVDTDCHHGDGTQDVYWHDPDTLYISLHQDGRTLYPGSGFPDELGGPRARGRTINIPLPPGTSDEGFLHVIDNVVLPLLDDFKPDLIVNSAGQDNHFTDPITNMNFSAHGYALMNEKLRPDIAVLEGGYAIQGALPYVNLGIVLAMAGLDYSQVVEPDWDPERWRQSKKITQYIEALSAELPKLYFRPPPEKETLVGGWHVRMKEIFYDTDGIHESQREMLLDCRKCRGTLKIETRSGRIPLSLGIEIPADACPTCRAEGYRAFEDAQLKGGYRYVQLINRADKEYQRIGF; encoded by the coding sequence ATGCTGAAAGCAGCCGACAAACTGGGCATCGTCTTCTTCCCGGCCTACGACTGGTCGCTCGGCCCCACCCATCCGGAGCGCGAGGAGCGCCTGCTCTACACCCACGACCAGCTCGTGGAGGAAGGGGTCTTCGACATCGAAGGCATCGAGGAGTTCAAGCCGACCGTCGCCTCGCGCGAGGATATCGAGCGCGTCCACTTCTGCTTCCCGGACGTGGACTCGGTCTGCACCCGCTCGCACATGGCCTCGGCAGGCGGCGCCATCAAGGCCGCCGAGCTGGTCATGAGCGGGGAGAGCCGGCGCGCCTTCGCCCTGGTGCGCCCCCCGGGCCACCACGCCATGAAGAGCGTGCACGGCACGCGCGGCTTCTGCACGGTGAACATCGAGGCCGTGATGATCGAGTGGATCAGGGAGCACTACGGGCCGAAGCGGGTGGCCGTCGTGGACACGGACTGCCACCACGGCGACGGCACCCAGGACGTCTACTGGCACGACCCGGACACGCTCTACATCAGCCTGCACCAGGACGGCCGCACGCTCTACCCCGGCTCCGGTTTCCCGGACGAGTTGGGCGGGCCCAGGGCGCGGGGCAGGACCATCAACATTCCGCTCCCCCCCGGAACCTCGGACGAGGGCTTCCTGCACGTCATCGACAACGTGGTCCTGCCGCTGCTCGACGACTTCAAGCCGGACCTCATCGTCAACTCCGCGGGCCAGGACAACCACTTCACCGACCCGATCACGAACATGAACTTCTCGGCCCACGGCTACGCGCTGATGAACGAGAAGCTCAGGCCCGACATCGCGGTGCTCGAGGGCGGCTACGCCATCCAGGGGGCCCTGCCCTACGTGAACCTCGGCATCGTCCTGGCCATGGCCGGGCTCGACTACTCCCAGGTGGTGGAGCCGGACTGGGACCCCGAGCGCTGGCGGCAGTCGAAGAAGATCACGCAGTACATCGAGGCGCTTTCCGCCGAGCTGCCCAAGCTCTACTTCCGCCCCCCGCCCGAGAAGGAGACCCTCGTGGGCGGCTGGCACGTGCGCATGAAGGAGATCTTCTACGACACCGACGGCATCCACGAGTCGCAGCGCGAGATGCTGCTCGACTGCCGCAAGTGCCGCGGGACGCTGAAGATCGAGACGCGCTCGGGACGCATCCCGCTGTCCCTGGGCATCGAGATCCCGGCGGACGCCTGCCCCACCTGCCGGGCCGAGGGCTACCGGGCCTTCGAGGACGCGCAGCTCAAGGGCGGCTACCGCTACGTGCAGCTCATCAACCGCGCGGACAAGGAATACCAGCGCATAGGCTTCTAG
- a CDS encoding hydantoinase/oxoprolinase family protein, with product MLLGIDVGGTHTDAVLIDDGGIRGTFKTPTDHADLLSSVRAVLDWVAAEGSPSDVERVNLSTTLTTNAIIEGTTEEVGLLVVGGPGIDPHTFQLCRHFHVLSGSTDHRGSVVRELDRAEMEAAAAACEADGVRAFAAVGKFSPRNPAVEEQIAAAIGERADVVTMGHTLTGRLGFPRRMATAYFNSAVWRLFNQFSYAVEQSLRERGIAAKVNILKADGGTMPLSTAKRIPVESILSGPAASVMGIVSMCDIALDSLILDVGGTTTDIAVFAGGAPLMEPSGISIGSYPTLVRALRTTSIGVGGDSAISMLGEEIFVGPRRLGPCMCSGGERPALMDAFNYLGEASLGDVAASRRGIEEFAASHSLSPDFVARKAADTAVASIAKACRALIEEINARPVYTLHELIEGRRIVPKKIYLMGGPAEILKDRLFKEFKLSVGVPRNYDVANAVGAALTRTTTGIELFADTEKRRMYVPTLGVSRIVERGYSLDDAERDARRALLNHLRHEGIPVREENLEMTHAESFNMVEGGVTAGRNIRVGCQIRPGILHRYKALLGRLC from the coding sequence ATGCTGCTCGGCATAGATGTCGGCGGGACGCACACGGACGCGGTGCTCATAGACGACGGGGGCATCCGGGGGACCTTCAAGACGCCCACGGACCACGCCGACCTGCTCTCCTCGGTGCGCGCCGTGCTCGACTGGGTCGCGGCCGAGGGCTCTCCCTCGGACGTGGAGCGGGTCAACCTGTCCACCACGCTGACGACCAACGCGATCATCGAGGGCACCACCGAGGAGGTCGGACTCCTCGTGGTCGGCGGTCCGGGCATCGACCCGCACACCTTCCAGCTCTGCCGCCACTTCCACGTCCTGTCCGGCTCCACGGACCACCGCGGCAGCGTGGTCAGGGAGCTCGACCGCGCGGAGATGGAGGCGGCGGCAGCGGCCTGCGAGGCGGACGGCGTGCGCGCCTTCGCCGCGGTGGGCAAGTTCTCGCCGCGCAACCCGGCCGTGGAGGAGCAGATTGCCGCGGCCATCGGGGAGCGGGCCGACGTGGTGACCATGGGCCACACGCTCACCGGCCGCCTGGGCTTTCCCCGCCGCATGGCCACGGCCTACTTCAACTCCGCTGTCTGGCGGCTGTTCAACCAGTTCTCCTACGCCGTGGAGCAGAGCCTGCGCGAGCGCGGCATCGCGGCCAAGGTGAACATCCTGAAGGCCGACGGCGGGACCATGCCGCTGTCCACGGCCAAGCGCATCCCGGTGGAGTCCATCCTCTCCGGCCCCGCGGCCAGCGTCATGGGCATCGTCTCCATGTGCGACATCGCCCTGGACTCGCTGATCCTCGACGTGGGCGGCACGACCACGGACATCGCGGTGTTCGCGGGCGGCGCGCCGCTCATGGAGCCGAGCGGCATCAGCATCGGCTCCTACCCGACCCTGGTGCGCGCGCTGCGCACCACGAGCATCGGCGTGGGCGGCGACTCGGCCATCTCCATGCTCGGCGAGGAAATCTTCGTGGGCCCGCGCCGCCTCGGCCCCTGCATGTGCTCGGGCGGCGAGAGGCCCGCGCTCATGGACGCCTTCAACTACCTGGGCGAGGCCTCTCTCGGCGACGTCGCGGCCTCGCGCCGGGGCATCGAGGAGTTCGCGGCCAGCCATTCGCTCTCCCCGGACTTCGTGGCGCGCAAGGCCGCGGACACGGCCGTGGCCTCCATCGCCAAGGCCTGCCGGGCGCTCATCGAGGAGATCAACGCCCGCCCGGTCTACACCCTGCACGAGCTCATCGAGGGCAGGCGCATCGTGCCCAAGAAGATCTACCTCATGGGCGGCCCGGCCGAGATCCTGAAGGACCGCCTGTTCAAGGAGTTCAAGCTCTCGGTCGGCGTGCCCCGCAACTACGACGTGGCCAACGCCGTGGGCGCGGCCCTGACCCGCACGACCACCGGCATAGAGCTCTTCGCGGACACCGAGAAGCGGCGCATGTACGTGCCCACGCTCGGCGTCTCGCGCATCGTGGAGCGCGGCTACTCCCTGGACGACGCCGAGCGCGACGCCAGGCGCGCACTCCTGAACCACCTGCGCCACGAGGGCATCCCCGTGCGCGAGGAGAACCTGGAAATGACCCACGCCGAATCCTTCAACATGGTCGAGGGCGGCGTGACCGCGGGACGCAACATCCGGGTGGGCTGCCAGATCAGGCCGGGCATCCTGCACCGCTACAAGGCCCTTCTGGGACGCTTATGCTGA